In Phyllopteryx taeniolatus isolate TA_2022b chromosome 5, UOR_Ptae_1.2, whole genome shotgun sequence, the DNA window GCACCCGGCTCCGCCCAGCAGCCAGGCCACGCCCCCCGCCACGCCCACGCCACCCTCTCCGGGGCGCAGGGCCGGGAAGAGCCGCGCCTCGAGCAGGGAGCGCCCTTCTCCCGCCGCCCACAGGTCCTGCGGCCTGACACACAATGACATCACTTCCAGTACCGCACCCGGAGGCCGAAGATCTAAGATGGAGGTAGTACTGTATGCCGGTCCTGCTGAAGACGACGCGCCAAGGCACGTTGAGGAAGGACGCGCCTTCGTCATCGCAGCGCAGCTGAGGACAAACATCGTCACATGATAAGGGACGTTACGGCGGGAAATGATGGGACACAACAGTGGACGACAGAGGACACGACGAGCACGGAAAGACAAAATAATGGCGCACATAATGAGACGATGTGAGATATTACGGGGCATCGTGGGACAGGACAAATTAGAACAGGCAGGGTAAATAATGGCACATTATGGGATCTGATAAGACATAATGGGACAAGATGGGACATTCGAAGACAAAAGGGAACGCGAAGCGACGTCAGCCGCCAGGGCGAGGTCCCGGTCCCGCCGCGTACCTCCAGGTCGTCCAGTCCTCCCATCGCAGTGTAGACCTTCAGCTTCAGGTCCCCCAGCTCGACGCGATGTCCCTGAACGATGACGTCATCGGCCAGCGCCAGGCGTCCGACGTCGGGGGACGTGGCCGCGTCGAGGCCTGACAGTAAACAGCCAGAAGGGACGCGCAGGGGACCCTGGCGCACAGGTGGCGACAACACTTGAAGGTTTATGACAAGCCAGTTGGCCATTCCGGAGCACTGTTGCTATGTGAACATCCCCAACTGGATTTTGTGTCCTCGTGCATATCCCACACTGCATCAATATCTCCCACGATTCATTGTGTGGTTCCATTTGCGGGCTATCATTTGAAATTCATGCGCGCTGACGTCAAAATCTCTTAAATATAAGCAGAGCAACAAAGATAAggatttttgtcatttccccaACTTGAGGTCTTTAAATATAGCAATATTATACCTTGTACCGTATTTtcccgaccataaggcgcacgtaaaagtcttccattttctccaaaatggacggggcgcctcataatgcggtgcgccttgtgtgtgcaccgagttccaacatctataaatgttgttgtgtgatgagcgctccgcttgactttgtttgtttgttttttagcacttcctgccgacacgcttcTTACACGGAGGAAAAGCGGACGCGGCTGAGGACAGGGGGAGGCtgcgtgaagtaggacgctaaagccacgcccccagtaggtatatcgTGCcggggtgggtttttttttttttggttacatttttttaaccaaataaaaactccgttttgctcccgctgcctttttaaaaacattgttttagcatgcgtGCATGCaggctagcgtatgttttaagcgagcgtatgttttaccatgcctgcgcccaataatacagtgcgccttatatatatatatatatatatatatatatatgtgttaaatacagaaatgggccccgtaactgagactgcgccttttaatacggtcgTGGAAATACGGTACATCAAATTGTATCGTTTTGCTCAATCGTGGCCACTTTTGgccaaacccccccaaaaaccttttttgaaAATGGGTTTCATTCTCGATTCAGCCACTCAACTTCAGTTTTTGGAAGTCTGCTACCAGGTGACACCGATTATCAATATTTGGACAAGGGAGCAATTTTATGTCATATTTATGGACTTTCCCAAAGAGTTAGTGTTTAATGACTTACGGgagcaaatgaataaataaaaatggatttacTGAAGTCGAAGCGCCATCTGCTGGCTGTAGAAAGACTGCTAGGTGGAACATCCAGGGGCATAAGGGTGTTCCACCTTTTTTTCTTATGTATACTGTAGACAAGCACTACTGATGTTAGTTAAAAGCTAAGCTTCaaaattacattacatatttgCACGCAACCAAAAAGTCCAACAAGGCCTGGGAAAATAATGTTATAATAGTTGACGCTACGTTGTACTAATGTGACAACAATAATGTCATCAACAGTGCCCAAATAGTGTTGAAAAGCATTCCATTTTTCCTTTCACTCATGATTTAGTCGACAAGGAGTGAAATGACCTCCTGACCTGCAGATGGCAGTGTTGCACCACAGCCCCGGTCGCCACGGTAACCATTCCCTCCAGAACGCTGTTGATGACCCGACCTCCTCCGCTCACGGCGCCGGCCACCTGTAGGGGGACACGCCGCCGGGCGGCGTCAGGCCCTCTGAGGACCGAGCGGAAGACACGTTCGAAGACGTCACCTGGATGTGGGAGAGGGCGTGTCCTTGTGCGGGGTCAGAGGTCAGACGGAGGACGTGTCGCCGCCCGGACAGAGTCATGTAGTCGTAGCGACCGCCCGGGACGTACGCTGCGGACGGGAAGAGGGCGCTTGAACGGCGGAACGGGTCCACTTCGCGCCCGCTCGACAACGTGATGAGGACGCACCCAAGGTGAGCGGGGTTCCTCTCAGGATCCTGCGCAGCTCCTTCCTGCCACGCCGCAACGTCGCCCCCTGCGGCCCGGACGCAGGAGCGTCGGCGCCCGTCAGCTCATCCTCGCTCTGATCGCAGCACAAACACTTGAGCACGTCCAGGAACAGAGACAGCTGCagaaacacgcacgcacacacacaacttagTCCTTCGTAGTTTTTGCCACTGGAGCGATCAAACTCCAAGTTTCAAAATCTAAACCAATCAATCAAGGTCACTTCAATTGAAATAGAACAGCTTTCTTGGCTTGGTAATTGATGCAAAGCTATGCGGGAAGAAACACAgacaatttgaaaaagaaaaatgccagAAACGTTCGGTATCCTTGACAAAACCCAGGATAAGGATGTCCTCAATAAGAAATGATTGTACACATTATATGGCTCATTATTACTGCCATACCGGAGCTAAGCGCTGTGGATGTTGGGGAAGAACCTACGACACAAATAGTCACAAAAAGAGTAGCGAATACGTACAgatgatcaatcaatcaaattacGCAGAAGAAAGCAATCAAATTGTGTGTTGTGCAAATTCAACACCCTCAAACTAACTGGATTCAAAAGAGcccagagcaaaaaaaaatgcattcaaatcgATCGAAACGACAAACTCAAAAGTTACTCGTATCTGAAGGCACCGCTGTaggttgaagtgagttgaagaattttatttagacaaaaattgagttttgccaccatcttggtgtcaaggaactttgctaaagtgagttgaggcgtTTCCTTTTACCATTTTGTGGCGTCTTTGTGTCAAGGAATTATGTTGAGGAAAGTTGGAGTTTGATTTCGACAAAAATTGAGAtttgtcgccatcttgtggcatctcggtgtcaaggaactatattTCGACAAAATAGTTCTTTGCCCATTTTTGCTACTGGTTGGGCAGGAGCGGCGATGAGGAGCTACCCGGAGGGGCGGAGCTCCGGAGTCCAGGCCCAAGTAGGTGCAGCCGTCCAGAGGCGGAGTCACGTGCGTCTGGAGAAGTTTCTCGGCTGCCGAGCGGCCGAAGAACACCGGCCCCGACACCTGCGGGCGCAtgagcgcgcgcgcgcgcacacacacacacacacaggttgaATGAGCTGATGCTCACAACACACGAATGTTTCTGCGTGGGTGTGAGTCACCAGAGGCACTTTCCCATCATGCATCAGGGCTTGTTGAACCTGCTCCCGGCTCCCCTTGTAGATGATGTCCTTGATGTGACCCTGGAACGCCAGACCAATGTCAAGCGAGCACGAGCGTCCGTCGCGGCTTGGCGGACGTCGACGGGGTTTCGTCTCACCGTCCGGTCGCTCAAGTAGACGCCGTGATCGGCGGCGTACGACACGTCGCCGGGGAGCGCCACGGCGCGGACGCCTGAGAAGCCGTCCCACGACAACGCtaacacgcacacgcgcggcAGGTACGCGCACACGTggatacacacgcacacagacacatttccacacgtataaacaaacaaaggcagacacgcacacagcattgcacacagaaacacacgacaaaatgtacacacatacagacacacgaACACGCACACAGAGGTGTTGAGTAGTGTTGTTGCGGAACCAAACAAGGATTTTTGCGCTGCGCGTCTTTCTGACCGAAGTTTTCAGGGATGCTGAACATCATGTCGGTGCTGCACACCCACACACCGGGAGGGGACCCGGGACAGACCTGAGAGGACGACCACAAGAGGAAGACGCACAgtgacgcacgcacgcacgcacgcacgcacctgtTGCGTGAGGCAGCGGATGAGCACGTCCACGCAGCAGACGGGGGCCTCAACCCCGAGCGCGGTGGCGGGATTCTCCGCGGGCAGCCACGAGAAGGCTCGGCTGCACGAACTCCACGGGAAGTCGCGACCCTGCGtggacacacgcacgcgcgtgaAGGacaacgcgcacacacacacaagctgcaCAACTACCAGCAGAACCTGCACGGGTGTTTGCGGAAGCTGCAAGGACGGCTGcgttcagtgtgtgtgggggtggtgtGGGGGTCCGGTAAGGCACTAATATTTGCCAAAGTTATCTGGGACTTCTGCTGAAGGACAAACTGACCGTGTGGAGGATGAGGATGTGAGCTTCATCCAAAACGTCCGCCGTCACCACCTGACGAAGCACAACGGGAAGTAGTCCAGGTCACATGATCACGTGGCGGTACCAGTGATCGCGTGTGTCACGCGTGCATGTCTAcgtttgtgtgcgcgcgcatgcgcATGCTCACAGTGTGTCCCGCGCGCGCGCTCAGGTGCTCTGCGGCCACCAGGAGCGCGTTGAGCGTGGCACCCCCGCTGCCCAGCGGTTCCTGGCGGTCCTGCACCGTCAACAGCATCGCACCGGCACACACGCTTCCGCCACGCTGACGCAACTCCAactctgcaaacaaacacacacgcttgTCGTCCCAGGATAACAAGCAGACGAAGACGAAGACGAAGACGAAGCGACACAAGTCCCGTGGCGGCTGTTTTCCCGAAGGAGTGCAGGCGGCCGCGTGTACTGCACCTCTGTGGAAGGCGTAGACGCTGTCCTTGTGCTGGCAGGTGAGGACCACCACGGTCCAGCTGAAGGCGGACATGTTCCTTCAAAACGTCATCAAATTACGAATGTATGATTTGTATCTTCTTCCTTCAAAACATCATCTAATAAAAAGGGACGACTCTATTATTTGGATTGGTTTTTCCTTCAAAACGACTTCTAGCTTGAGCTCGACGAGCACAACGCTTTGtacgctagctagctagctggcctGGCACGGACAAAGATGCCAACAGATCGGTAAAACTAACCAACTTTTCTACGGCAGCTATTTCGTCGCCGGTTGCCTGTTCGGATTGAAAAGTGACGAGTGTTTAGCTTCCCTGTGTAGCCCGGTCGCAAACTCCGCTGGTGGCTTTTGGCCCACTCGCGCTGCCGTACGGCTCCAATAGGCGGCGTTTGTTTAGCGCTCGAGGACGTCTCCACCGGGCGGTGACTAGCAGACGTGTTTTAAGACCTCACTGCGCTTGGCGATGCTTGCCAATTCATTGTGCGCGTGTCGACGGGGCGGCAGCGCGTTTTGCAAAGTTCGTACacatatgagcgttcatcccaagaattccataccggatcggtcgtggcccgggttaacaacgtggaaattcagctactgtgggtggaactcgaagaagaggtggaaagcgtctctgctaggatgaagggcaaagtttctaaaacggtggtgaggccggccatgatggacggatgagagacagtggcactgaagagacgacaggaagcagagcacatgaagatgttgaggttcgctctcgcaGTGACCGGGTTGCATCAAATTAGAAAGGAGCTCATCAGATGGACGGCAGAGGTTCGGTGTTTTGGAGACcaagttcgagagagcagacttggatggttcggacacgtccagaggagagcgagagagagagagagagtatattggtagaaggatgatgaggatggagctgccaggcgagagagcgagaggaagaccaaagagaaggtggatggatgtcgtgagggaagacatgagggctgCTGGTGTtccagaggaggatgcaggagagagGCTcacgtggaaaaggatgactctTCTTGTCATCTGATTCGTGGAAAGCGGCTTTGAGCGCTTTGGAAGTTTcatgttattattatgaaataaaaagctttaataatcgcattagagacacagaaGGAATGATCTATATGTGTACGTAAAAACACGTATTATTAATTGACATGTATTTTAAATCTGACTccacattagccgttagcttgaggAAACGGCTGCTCGTGAAAGCTAATcccgcgaggacgtcaggatTTGCGGTTCAAATCACtcgagtacgttcactgcgtagtacgtcgccccttgcgcaaacgaatcatTCATCGTCCGAGTACATCGCaccttagcggatcacaaaccAAGCAGCTCCATGAACAAATCACTCGTGTCTAACGGACCGCGAACTATAAGTTCCACGAACGAATCAcgcttcagttcttcagtacaccagttcactaaAGTGCCTCCGCCGCTtgcacggcgctgcctgacgccggctgctcattggtcattcgccggcGTGACAACGCTGCcaaatcgcaaatcacatgacAGTGCGTTTGATCAAGTCCCGCCtccgcctgcacgctggctcCTCATTGGTCAACCGCCGAAAATTGGAGGCCTTCGTGTCAGCACTTGCACATTTGAGCAcgttgagcaaaaaaaataaatacaaacgcaTCTCAAGGCGGAAAGAaaaattaatcattttaaaCATGTCTCACAACATGACTAGGTCTACACGATAATCCAAAGTTTTCAAATCATCTTATTTGACcataaatgtatttcatttgacAATCTatttaccaaaaaataaaacattctccTATCTGAATGTTTTTGAGGACAAAGCATGTCAGTGAATTAAACCTTTGTCCTTCACTATTCTGCAAACACAGTGCTCACTTTTGAATAGAGAAGGCTACGACTTCTTTTATTCAGATTACTGGATGAGCAGTGCAAATaagtcatttctttttattgccAAAACATACGGAGCAGTGGAAACATGCAAAACATTCCAAtttaagaacaaaaacatcttaGTCATGAACTATACAAACAATTatgtacacatttacatttcaaattcattcgTCGTCCTCTTCCTCGGCTGGCAGCGGCCTGGACCTGCACGCACgtatcgaaaaaaaaaaaaaaaaaaaacatttacacagcaTTCAATCAGTCCAACATCCCTCGTCAAATGACGACAATCGACATTGGCCTTTTGATCCGAGCTCAACATGAAATGTTTCTACACATGTCCTTGTTCTTGAAATGTCATTCATTATCATGAAAGACATCAGATGCGCAAAGTGAGGCACTAACGACAAAGCCCGTGCGCGAAGGTGTCGCGGCGgagaagaccccccccccccccccccccccccagccatcGAAAATCAACGCGCGGCAACGTACTTCTTGCCGGTCTCGGACACGCCGCTGCCGCCGGCCTCTCGGTCGTCCGCCTCGTGTTCCTCGCCGGGCTTCCGGTTCTCCTTCTCCGGCTTCCTTCCGGGACCGCCGAAGAAGTCCCCGATGCCCTTCTGCCAGGTGGGCGTGGGCCGAAGGCACACGGGATTCCCTCCGGCGTACTTGTTCTTTGCTGGGGGATTGGACAAAACTCAGTATCCCGCGTGCCCGCCCGGGTAAAAGCACAATCAtcaaacacacgaggaattgaCCTCAGGCGGTCGGAGCCGCTCAAGCGCGGCAACAGACGGCCaccatgacaaaatatacagtggaaccaatGGCGCCGATTCCCAAAAGACAAATTCCAAATCTTTCTTAAAGGATAAATGGCCATCAATAATAACAACACACCTCAAGCTAAAGAgaagtcagtcagtcaatcCGACCCCCACCGGCTACAACGACCAAAAGACAGAAGGTCTGCACTAACTTCATTAGCAGTAGCTTGATAAGTCGGACAGGCAAAGCCACTAACTGATGGCTCAAAAGACCATTCGTCACTTTTGAACGTTCCGTTATCAACAAAAGGCACCGGCCAGGGAAGCAACAGCACCCCCAAGTGGGGGAACTCAGGACTGACAGTGAAGTGTTGATGCAAAGCTGAAGCTCCTCTTATATTGCAAataatgaaatgtgatttgattaCTGATATCTGTTAAGCTGCGCTACTTGTTCTCTGGCATTCCCGTCGCCACTTAATGAACAAATAATATGCAGAACAACAGTCTTGGATTGGCGATGAAGATAAATTCAAAATTACACAATAAGCCAAGTTTAGATTCAAACGAACGACCGTTATTTTTGTACCTCCAGACTAGGTACAACATCTacaccgccgccttctcgatcgattcgGCAGCATAATtcaacgtatcatctggtcatctctcTCCATTTGTTCTCGCAGAGACGGTTCCACGCTGGCCATTGTTGTTGCGGAAAGGAAAgggaaaaacggctaccggaaatggcccacaaaatgcagaggaaactccccCCTGTGGCGTCCTCGCCAATAGCAGCCGTAgcgaggagaactgcagtacgttttcaaaacagcgcgcgtgggttgcgctggaatataaaggcaaactgcgtgcgggacagccgcagtgacgtcagcgccagtataaagaagccttaacgcTTGTTCCTGACCTCTCAGGTTTCGACCGTCTTAGATCTCCCCCCGCCCGACGCATTTTTTGGGTACGTGCCGCCGGCCGGCGTCACCGTGAGATTCTCAGCCGTAACGATCAAAGCGGAACCCCGGTTGTGGCAGTAAGGCTACTACCCCCGCGGGGAGATTTTTCAGCAAAGCGGCCGAGCAGAGCTGCGACGGCGCGACCCGGTCGGTCCCAGAAAACGCCCAAGTTTGTTCTTCCTTCAAGACGGCACTCAGGGCAAACTTCCAAATCTTTCACGGCACGCAGCATCCTCGCCGTGACGTCCCTTGGCGCCTGACGTATTACGAGCGGGAACGTCTCCCGAATCTCAGTAACGCTTCATGTTGCCCTGTGTAATCTCACCTTTAAGTTGAATATAGATTTCCTCCCTTTTCCCtttgattgcattttattttgtacttgtGCAATTAGAAATGAAACCTGACAAAATACATGGGACTGTGCTCTTTGTGTTTCTTGGATCAAAGATTAGAAGCGCTAAAGTCTCGGAGAACTACCCAAATGGCACGAGCGTCGCAAGCCTTCAGAAATGAAGGATTTATGGAGGTTTTGTCGCCACGCGGTGCCCATTTTAACGCTAAAGATTGTTCACTAGGTAATACCGACACTTCACTTTATCTGACGAGTGGTCGCGGGACGTACCGCCGGCGGTCCCTTTCGTGATCTTACAACAAATGAAGTCCATTTATCGAATAACCAATTCACACTGCAACAATTAGAACAAAAACGTACAGCGCGATAAGGAGCGACGAAAGGGTACCAGACCGGTAACGCCGATACCGTGACGATTGTGCATATGATCCAGAGAGTTCTCAAGCACGCCAGTAGACGGTAGTAATCAACCAATACTTTCAAGAGTATCGTAATAAATGTGCGTGCGTCTGACCGGGAGTGGTCGCCTGACCGGAGGTGGAAGACGACGCGGCGttgggcgcgctggagcccagAGACTTCCTGGGTGCAGAAGCTGCGACAGCTGCAAGCAAAAGGAATAGAGTTGAGTAGGAAATATCGGCTCATCCGTGCATCTCAATATTCAATGATCGATTCTCAtgtgcaaatgtttattttcagcggttttattgctcaaaaatatgactaaaacgTGAAGTGGCATAACATGTACGTTCACGTGGgcatacaaatacatatttaagaATAGTCAACAAGGTGAATGGACTAAAAGCAACTACTGCAATATTCCATCACAACTTACCAAAGACTCAAAATCGAAATGTGTTGTTCTTAACAATACTCAGTcctcatttttattctttggctttcaactattgtttttttaacgtTGCTATTAATGTATGGTTTTAATTGATCCTATGTTTAActgtctttatttttgtaaaaaaaatctacagcaCTTTGTGTGCAGCTGCGGTTGTTTTCAAGGATTAGTCGAGTAGAAAAACATTCAAGATGGACATTTTCTTGATCTTACAAAGTCTCCTCGTAGTCAACAAAAGTGGCGAGTCGAGTCAAGGTCTTTGGTAACGGGACTTGTCGGATCGTTTGATCAAACTCAACAAGTTCGGTGCGCCTGGACGAAAATGGGCGCCAGGTCACTCCACAGAAAACCAATTATCGGCAGACGTCAAAGGAAAGTGTGATTTGGCGGACTTTTGCTTTTTCCATTTGTTACGAATGTGCGGGCGGCTGACGCAATGACACTTCAGCGAGGAACACGCTCGTTCCAAAGTTAGGACGGTTTGGTTCCAAGGCCCTTCTTTCTTAGGGGACGATTTACCTTTCCTGTAAGATCCGGGGACGCTGTCCGCTTTTGTCCGCACCATCTTCACaaccagaaagaaagaaagaaagaaagaaagaaagaaagacgcCAAGACGCGAGCGTTGTTGTGTGAGAAGGTTGAAAAGGTTCACGTTGGCTTCCCGCCTCTCTTCAACCGCAACAACGGACGGGGCGGGAGgtttcttcttcgttggtgtCGCCGCAGCTCGGCTCTCTGCTGCCCCCCCCCACGCATACGCCGGTACTGCTGATAAACCTTCCTTTCACCGGTGACGTCCATTCGCTCGAGTTTCACACGATGACCACATTCTAACTGttcaacatttgttttgtacAATTAAATTCACCGGTGAATCCGTGTGCGGTCATAAGCGCATGTTCGAAGCGTGTGAGTCAAGTTGACGGACCTTTGAAGGCGATTATTCGCCTTTTGTAAGGATTTGTCCCTCGAGGCTCTCCGTAGTGGCGGCAGCTGCTCGTTCTTCAAGCGTCTTCATCAACTTTGTCCCAACAGACAAGAAAAAAGGTTCGTTTGCCACTTTTTCATCTTCCGCGGGGCAATTCGAGGCTTTACGACCACTCGCTGACACTTAAGTGTCGTTGAACACGGACAACTTTGAAAGTCGCTCGTTGCTCTGCTAACTCTTTCCAAAGGCTGGTTTGTTAGCTCTTAGCTGCTAGCCGCCTACTTTTGCAAACTTTCACGACGTTCGTCGTCCGTAAAGGCAaccttttctcttttcttcctGGAGGAGGTTCTGGATTTTCATCTTTCCGAAGTCAGATCGGTGTCACGGGCTTACGCAAGAAAGGAAAAGTCAAGTCAACACGTGTTGATGTTTTCATGCGACAAAGTGTGAAAGTTGTTGAGGCCCAGCTGACAGAAATGTTGACAATATTATCAGGCATGGCAGAAGCGTCCATTTTCAAGCAAATGCGGCACTGTTCATTGTTTTCCCTCTCTGTTTTCTTGCCGAATGGGTTTGAATGGGTCTCCCATTTTAAACGGACATTGCAGAAAACGCCAAAACACAAATTGACGATGATTTCACTGCCttgtttggtccgtaacatccgTCAGATGTTCCCAAAGTCAAAGCcgatgtttgcaaatgacattCTGAAGATTTGAAGTCAGTGACATGCATTCTCGAAGTAGTGGAATTGTTGCAGCGTTCGTGGTTTTCGCAGCCTCCGAAACCACGTGACGAAAATGAGTAGTCGGAGGTGATCTTGAagtagtttttttcttcataaatgCTCGACGGTCGCAGTGTTGTGGTGAAGGGTCAGAGGTGAAAGGTTGTGGTCGTCGCGTGCGCAGGCAGGCGGGAGCGGCGGCCATGGACGACGCGCTCAGCAGGCTGGCGTCCACAGGGGACGTGGTGAAGATCTGGGACGCGGATTCCATGACGCTGCTGGAGCAGTTCAACCCGCACGTTGGCCACCAGGTGGCGCGGGCCTGCTGGACCTCCAACAGTATCCTCCGCAACACTGcgcctttggggggggggggattcgaTAGCCAGTGAAGTGAGCACCGATGATCAGTACCGATATTCTGCGTTTTCATGCATAtcgacctttaaaaaaaacccgaGAGATGAATTTAAAGCTGGCTAAAATTTAggcaactatttatttatttcatgccTGACCATTGCTGattttcaatagttttttttaggcTGATGCCGATTTTACGATATTTGGCAGACTAGCGTTCCGATAGGCTACTTGATTggtaaaatatatatgaatgaaATAACTTCTTTACCAATAAAGGtctgaattacaggcagaacatttgaatgtTTGTCCTTTACTATTTGTTTAGCGTaacaacaggtttttttttttttttaaatgattgctCGAATGTCAGTATCTTTGTCTAAATTGTACTGCGTTgttatgtaaaaaagaaaaaaatcggcACATAATTGACCGATTTGTCATCGGTCCAGCCctaatttattcatttcaattttcagTGAACTTTCTACCAGATGCTTCCGACCGTGGGAACTCACtgtttgaacttaaaacaaacacaagatGACTTGAACACTTCAGTTCTATTGACATTTCAGAACACTTGACGAACTACAAAACGACATTTTTTTGGTTGACATTTTCACTGAACTTTGGAAGCTGAGCCTGCACGGTTTGTCAGAATTGTTGAAAACAAAGATGCCTGACCCTAAGATCGCAAACAACAACTTTAACATGCTACAAATCTggattagtattattttttttgggataaaCATATGCTTAAAAGCTTTTAAGCCCAGTCAAATGTTGGAATTTGTAATACTGAACACTAGACTTTACGTCGATccgatcggtgttatcggtaccggccgataattagcatgttcggccgatcggctttcatgtcgtAAGTCGCTCCGCGCAAGGCGtccgcgtcttcgtcgcgtatgaatccaaacgCTAGTTTATTTGTAGCCTCGTCACGTgacttgttgcgcagtactgtaacgatctgacggccaataaagttttttcaatcttgtcggtgaaaaaaacatgtcgtcGGTGTGGCACTATTTTGCgctgtctcagacaaacaacacgtaagttatttgcagtcgcGAGTCCATCAATGCGTACGGAAGGACCGGAAAAAACACGCGGCTCTCTGTGTGAACGTCGGCGACGGAAGGAAGGAATTCAAGTGGCAAGCGAAGGCGCCGGCGTCAAAGCGCTTTGTGCGTTTTTGTTCCTTGACCTCCGACTGCCGCAGACCAGCACGTGGTGAGCGCCGGCAGCGGCGGGGACAAGCTCGCCGTCACCGGTCTCAAGTCTCCTCGCGCGGCTCTCCTGGAGCTGGCCCACGGGGTGAGCGAGCCGAACCCGAAACCCACGCCCTGTCGCCCTGTCGCCCTGTCGCCCTGACGCCCTGACGCAGGTCTTGTCTGTCGCTTCCAGAAAAGACAAACGCGCGTCAGTCTCAGCTCGTCTTCGCAGCTGGTGGCCAGCGGAGGTCTGGACCGCTGCGTCCACATCTGGGACCTGAAGACCGCCAGGCTGCTGCGCTCGCTGAAGGTCAGACGGCGCCGCCTTCTTCGTCCTCCTCGTGTTCGCCGTTGTGTTCTTCGCGTTCGTTCGAA includes these proteins:
- the pclaf gene encoding PCNA-associated factor — translated: MVRTKADSVPGSYRKAVAASAPRKSLGSSAPNAASSSTSGQATTPAKNKYAGGNPVCLRPTPTWQKGIGDFFGGPGRKPEKENRKPGEEHEADDREAGGSGVSETGKKSRPLPAEEEDDE